A single window of Actinoallomurus bryophytorum DNA harbors:
- a CDS encoding ABC transporter permease: MADRRVTADDLMAGAGARTARWRPSALWLPLLGAVVVVALWWLTTIVFAIQPFILPAPPDITEAFFRLPGYLLRQTWTTLVETLAGFGLAVAGGLLAAVALSASRVVERALFPLLVAANAVPKIAVAPLLIVWLGFGSVPKVVMVFLISFFPIVVAAVSGLASMPAELGELARSLSASRRQMFVKLRIPWALPQIFIGLKVGITLAVVGAVVGEFSGGDRGLGYVIVASGASADTALAFAAMTLLAVMSVTLFYLVSAAERLLLPWAREIAG; encoded by the coding sequence ATGGCTGACCGGCGGGTCACGGCCGATGACCTGATGGCGGGCGCCGGTGCCCGTACGGCCCGGTGGCGGCCGTCCGCCTTGTGGCTGCCGCTGCTCGGCGCCGTCGTCGTCGTGGCGCTCTGGTGGCTCACCACGATCGTCTTCGCCATCCAGCCGTTCATCCTGCCGGCACCGCCGGACATCACCGAGGCGTTCTTCCGGCTGCCCGGCTATCTCCTGCGGCAGACCTGGACGACGCTCGTGGAGACCCTCGCCGGGTTCGGGCTCGCGGTCGCCGGAGGACTCCTCGCCGCGGTGGCACTGAGCGCCTCCCGTGTCGTGGAGCGAGCGCTCTTCCCGCTGCTCGTCGCGGCCAACGCCGTCCCGAAGATCGCGGTCGCGCCACTGCTGATCGTCTGGCTGGGGTTCGGTTCCGTGCCGAAGGTCGTGATGGTGTTCCTGATCTCCTTCTTCCCCATCGTGGTCGCGGCGGTGTCCGGGCTGGCCTCCATGCCGGCGGAGCTGGGCGAGCTCGCCAGGTCGCTGTCCGCCTCCCGCCGCCAGATGTTCGTCAAGCTGCGCATCCCCTGGGCCCTCCCGCAGATCTTCATCGGGCTGAAGGTCGGCATCACCCTGGCGGTGGTCGGCGCCGTCGTGGGTGAGTTCTCCGGAGGGGACCGAGGGCTCGGGTACGTGATCGTCGCCTCCGGCGCGTCCGCGGACACCGCACTGGCCTTCGCCGCGATGACGCTGCTGGCGGTGATGAGCGTGACGCTCTTCTACCTCGTGTCCGCCGCCGAACGCCTGCTGCTGCCCTGGGCACGCGAGATCGCGGGTTAG
- a CDS encoding ABC transporter ATP-binding protein: MSRVSRTFHSRRGVVEALRGVDLEVREGEFIALVGRSGCGKSTLLRLVAGLVPVSAGRISVGGTPVTRPRQDVALMFQSPALLPWRTVADNVLLPVEMFGWDKGEYRDQALRLLDTVGLAGFEKRLPHELSGGMQQRVALCRSLIQQPRVMLMDEPFSALDALTREEMAIELQRIHMEHGATTVFVTHSITEAVLLADRVAVLTPRPGRILRVMDIDIPRPRTLGRTSHLEDVARCGAELHELLAVEDGG; the protein is encoded by the coding sequence ATGAGCCGGGTGTCACGCACTTTCCACAGCAGGCGTGGAGTCGTGGAGGCGTTACGAGGCGTCGACCTCGAGGTGCGCGAGGGAGAGTTCATCGCACTCGTGGGACGCTCAGGCTGCGGCAAGTCCACCCTCCTGCGGCTGGTCGCCGGGCTGGTCCCCGTGTCGGCCGGCCGGATATCGGTCGGCGGCACGCCGGTGACCCGGCCCCGGCAGGACGTCGCCCTGATGTTCCAGAGCCCGGCGCTGTTGCCGTGGCGCACGGTCGCCGACAACGTGCTCCTGCCGGTGGAGATGTTCGGCTGGGACAAGGGCGAATACCGCGACCAGGCCCTGCGGCTGCTGGACACGGTCGGCCTGGCCGGCTTCGAGAAGCGGCTGCCGCATGAGCTCTCGGGCGGCATGCAGCAGCGTGTCGCGCTGTGCCGGTCGCTGATCCAGCAGCCCCGGGTGATGCTCATGGACGAGCCGTTCTCCGCCCTGGACGCGCTCACCCGCGAGGAGATGGCGATCGAGCTGCAGCGCATTCACATGGAGCATGGCGCCACCACGGTCTTCGTGACCCACTCGATCACCGAAGCGGTGCTGCTCGCGGACCGGGTGGCGGTCCTGACACCGCGTCCCGGGCGCATCCTCCGGGTCATGGACATCGACATTCCCCGGCCCCGGACGCTCGGGCGCACGTCTCACCTCGAGGACGTCGCGCGGTGCGGTGCGGAACTCCACGAGCTGCTGGCGGTCGAGGACGGCGGCTAA
- a CDS encoding MmgE/PrpD family protein codes for MTATLVQRIAALAADVRAQGLAPELRADVARRVLDLLGNSLAATTERPGQATTAVARSWGGEGQSTLVGGGLKLPAPSAALVNGTLAHSLDFDDTHLPSVLHPSSSVIPAALAVAEARGSSGAEMLDAAGVGIEVTVRLGMAGYDSELGNSIFFEHGLHATSICGTIGAAVAVAMLNGLDAGGIADAAGIAASMGAGIIEANRTGGTVKRVHCGWAAHSGVAAASMAEHGITGPPTVLEGRFGFLQAYCGDRYDADAITDGLGETWELPGIFIKPYPCNHFTHAGIDAALRLRAAGLDPDDIEAIELGAPSAVLRTIAEPPEDKARPASGYHAAFSGPYTVAAALLGGGGLGVFHEDFTDEAAADERRLALAARVRCVADPRSGEIFPHQFPAVLRVRLRDGGELEERVEVNRGGPGNPLSADELATKFRLNASRVLTEEEARDVSALAFALPGASSVHALMERVAGPRPPESV; via the coding sequence ATGACCGCCACGCTCGTCCAGCGCATCGCCGCCCTCGCCGCCGACGTCCGTGCGCAGGGGCTTGCGCCCGAGCTGCGCGCCGACGTCGCCCGCCGCGTACTCGACCTGCTCGGGAACAGCCTGGCCGCCACCACCGAGCGGCCGGGCCAGGCCACGACGGCGGTGGCCCGCTCGTGGGGCGGCGAGGGCCAGTCGACCCTCGTCGGCGGCGGCCTGAAACTGCCCGCGCCCTCGGCCGCCCTGGTCAACGGCACTCTGGCGCATTCGCTGGACTTCGACGACACCCACCTGCCCTCGGTGCTGCATCCGTCCTCGTCGGTGATCCCGGCCGCGCTCGCGGTCGCCGAGGCCCGCGGCTCCAGCGGCGCGGAGATGCTGGACGCGGCCGGTGTCGGGATCGAGGTCACGGTCCGGCTGGGCATGGCCGGATACGACAGCGAGCTGGGCAACTCGATCTTCTTCGAGCACGGTCTGCACGCCACCTCCATCTGCGGCACGATCGGCGCGGCCGTCGCCGTCGCGATGCTGAACGGGCTGGACGCCGGCGGCATCGCCGACGCGGCCGGCATCGCGGCGAGCATGGGCGCCGGGATCATCGAGGCCAACCGCACCGGCGGCACGGTGAAGCGGGTGCACTGCGGTTGGGCCGCCCACTCGGGCGTGGCGGCGGCGAGCATGGCCGAGCACGGGATCACCGGCCCGCCGACCGTACTGGAGGGCCGGTTCGGCTTCCTGCAGGCCTACTGCGGTGACCGGTACGACGCCGACGCCATCACCGACGGCCTGGGCGAGACCTGGGAGCTGCCGGGGATCTTCATCAAGCCCTATCCGTGCAACCACTTCACCCACGCCGGCATCGACGCGGCACTGCGCCTGCGCGCCGCGGGCCTGGACCCGGACGACATCGAGGCGATCGAGCTCGGCGCGCCCAGTGCCGTCCTGCGGACGATCGCGGAGCCGCCCGAGGACAAGGCCCGTCCCGCGTCCGGGTACCACGCGGCGTTCAGCGGGCCGTACACGGTGGCGGCCGCGCTGCTGGGCGGCGGTGGACTCGGGGTCTTTCACGAGGACTTCACCGACGAGGCCGCCGCGGACGAGCGACGGCTCGCGCTGGCGGCGCGGGTCCGCTGCGTGGCCGACCCCCGCAGCGGCGAGATCTTCCCGCACCAGTTCCCGGCGGTGCTACGGGTACGGCTCCGCGACGGCGGCGAGCTCGAGGAGCGGGTCGAGGTGAACCGCGGCGGCCCGGGCAACCCGCTGTCGGCCGACGAGCTGGCGACCAAGTTCCGCCTCAACGCGTCCCGGGTCCTGACGGAGGAGGAGGCCCGGGACGTCTCGGCGCTGGCCTTCGCCCTCCCCGGCGCCTCCAGCGTGCACGCCCTGATGGAACGGGTCGCGGGACCGCGCCCTCCGGAGTCCGTCTGA
- a CDS encoding cyclase family protein encodes MSSPTTPGREPDPLLAAVTAGVRLIDLGQPFFTGMPSSPNHPGFRMTLIRRHGDMVRPDGGSAANEIIVTGGHVGTHIDALAHVSHDGHLYGGVDVQDVQRGGRLTAGGAEETPALLTRGVLLDVAAVHEVPVLPPGYGVTAEDLKAAARRAGVEVRRGDVALVRTGWARNFEDTETYLGQKDGVPGATEDAARWLAGIGVRATGADTTAYEQIPAGAGHRVLPVHRVLLVENGIYIIEHLNLEEAAAEGLTEFVFMLAPLPIVGGTGSPVRPVAAVSA; translated from the coding sequence ATGAGCTCGCCGACGACCCCTGGCAGGGAGCCGGACCCACTCCTCGCCGCCGTGACCGCGGGCGTACGACTCATCGACCTCGGCCAGCCGTTCTTCACGGGCATGCCGTCCTCCCCCAACCACCCCGGCTTCCGCATGACGCTCATCCGGCGCCATGGCGACATGGTCCGGCCGGACGGCGGCTCCGCCGCCAACGAGATCATCGTCACCGGCGGCCACGTGGGCACGCACATCGACGCGCTCGCGCACGTCAGCCATGACGGCCACCTGTACGGCGGCGTGGACGTCCAGGACGTACAGCGGGGCGGGCGGCTCACAGCCGGTGGCGCCGAGGAGACGCCCGCGCTGCTCACCCGCGGGGTGCTCCTCGACGTCGCGGCCGTGCACGAGGTACCCGTGCTGCCGCCGGGGTACGGCGTGACCGCCGAGGACCTGAAGGCCGCGGCCCGGCGCGCCGGCGTCGAGGTACGCCGCGGTGACGTGGCGCTGGTCCGCACCGGCTGGGCGCGCAACTTCGAGGACACCGAGACCTACCTCGGCCAGAAGGACGGGGTCCCGGGCGCGACCGAGGACGCCGCGCGCTGGCTCGCCGGCATCGGCGTGCGCGCGACCGGCGCCGACACGACCGCGTACGAGCAGATCCCGGCCGGTGCCGGGCACCGGGTGCTGCCGGTCCACCGCGTCCTGCTGGTGGAGAACGGGATCTACATCATCGAACATCTGAACCTGGAGGAGGCCGCGGCGGAGGGGCTCACCGAGTTCGTCTTCATGCTCGCGCCGCTGCCGATCGTCGGCGGCACGGGTTCGCCCGTACGCCCGGTCGCGGCGGTGTCGGCATGA
- a CDS encoding HpcH/HpaI aldolase/citrate lyase family protein, with product MTGVARSWLYAPGSRPELVGKALRGGADVIVIDLEDAVPADRKAEARETVRSVAGQHAAKPVWVRVNDLRGPWGEADLDALAGLPLSGVRLPKCEDPAVVRQVGYRLGLPMQLILESAVGLERAGELARAHPLVSGIGLGETDLAADLRLAGEDALAGCRFRVVLAARAAGLPAPVQSVWTDVGDLDGLRRSSERARDGGFFGRSVIHPAQVPVVNEVFTPTTAQIRAARDLIDALAAAERDGRAAFLDHSGRFVDPAVVEGARWTLAVAAQLDNREEAE from the coding sequence GTGACCGGCGTCGCGCGCTCCTGGCTGTACGCCCCGGGCAGCCGGCCCGAGCTCGTCGGCAAGGCGCTGAGGGGCGGCGCCGACGTGATCGTGATCGACCTGGAGGACGCGGTACCCGCGGACCGCAAGGCCGAGGCGCGTGAGACGGTCCGCTCGGTGGCCGGGCAGCACGCCGCGAAACCGGTGTGGGTGCGCGTCAACGACCTACGCGGGCCGTGGGGCGAGGCCGACCTGGACGCGCTCGCCGGCCTGCCGCTGTCCGGTGTACGGCTGCCCAAGTGCGAGGACCCGGCCGTCGTACGGCAGGTGGGCTACCGGCTCGGGCTGCCGATGCAGCTGATCCTGGAGTCCGCGGTGGGCCTCGAACGCGCGGGCGAGCTGGCTCGCGCGCACCCGCTCGTGAGCGGGATCGGGCTCGGCGAGACCGATCTGGCCGCCGACCTGCGGCTGGCCGGCGAGGACGCGCTGGCCGGCTGCCGCTTCCGCGTGGTGCTCGCCGCGCGCGCCGCCGGACTGCCCGCCCCGGTGCAGAGCGTGTGGACCGATGTCGGCGACCTCGACGGCCTGCGCCGCAGCAGTGAACGCGCACGGGACGGCGGTTTCTTCGGCCGTTCGGTGATCCATCCGGCGCAGGTGCCGGTGGTGAACGAGGTGTTCACCCCGACCACGGCGCAGATACGTGCGGCACGGGACCTCATCGACGCGCTGGCCGCGGCGGAGCGGGACGGCCGGGCCGCGTTCCTCGACCACTCCGGGCGCTTCGTCGATCCGGCCGTCGTCGAAGGCGCGCGGTGGACCCTGGCCGTCGCCGCACAACTCGACAATCGGGAGGAAGCAGAATGA
- a CDS encoding CaiB/BaiF CoA transferase family protein → MSEDDAGALSGLRVLDVATLFAGPLAATMLGDFGAEVIKIEHPRGDPVRGHGASKNGVGLWGKVVGRNKKSVTLYLGSPEGQEIFRRMVADADVVIENFRPGTLERWGLGYDELSRINPGVVLTRVTGFGQFGPYASRPGFGTLAEAMSGFAAITGEPGGPPTLPPFGLADGIAALTTAFAVMTALRERDRSGRGQVVDLAIIEPILTLLGAQPTVYDQLGELQERTGNRSANNAPRNTYRTRDGRWVAISTSSQSIAERVMRLVGRPEFIDEPWFASGSERAKHADELDEAVAVWIAEREGDEVVAAFEEAQAAVAPIYDVRDVLADPQFAALDSITTVDDDELGPLRMQNVLFRLGRTPGRITSAGPSLGQHTAEVLARYGVDEAELARLREQGKV, encoded by the coding sequence ATGAGTGAGGACGACGCGGGCGCGCTGTCCGGGCTGCGGGTGCTCGACGTGGCGACGCTCTTCGCCGGCCCGCTGGCCGCGACCATGCTGGGCGACTTCGGCGCCGAGGTCATCAAGATCGAGCACCCTCGCGGTGACCCGGTACGCGGCCACGGCGCGAGCAAGAACGGCGTCGGGCTGTGGGGCAAGGTGGTCGGGCGCAACAAGAAGAGCGTCACGCTCTACCTCGGCTCGCCCGAGGGACAGGAGATCTTCCGGCGCATGGTCGCCGACGCCGACGTCGTGATCGAGAACTTCCGCCCTGGCACGCTCGAACGGTGGGGGCTCGGCTACGACGAGCTCTCCCGGATCAACCCCGGGGTCGTGCTCACCCGGGTCACCGGGTTCGGGCAGTTCGGGCCGTACGCGAGCCGGCCGGGGTTCGGGACCCTCGCGGAGGCGATGAGCGGGTTCGCGGCGATCACCGGGGAGCCGGGCGGCCCGCCGACCCTGCCGCCGTTCGGACTGGCCGACGGGATCGCGGCGCTCACCACGGCGTTCGCGGTGATGACCGCGCTCCGCGAGCGGGACAGGTCCGGTCGCGGACAGGTCGTGGATCTCGCCATCATCGAGCCGATCCTGACGCTGCTGGGCGCGCAGCCCACCGTCTATGACCAGCTGGGCGAGCTGCAGGAACGGACCGGAAACCGGTCGGCCAACAACGCGCCCCGCAACACCTACCGCACCCGCGACGGACGCTGGGTGGCGATCTCGACCAGCAGCCAGTCGATCGCCGAACGCGTGATGCGCCTGGTGGGCAGGCCGGAGTTCATCGACGAACCCTGGTTCGCCTCCGGATCGGAACGCGCCAAGCATGCCGACGAGCTCGACGAGGCCGTCGCGGTCTGGATCGCCGAGCGCGAGGGCGACGAGGTCGTCGCCGCGTTCGAGGAGGCGCAGGCCGCGGTCGCCCCGATCTACGACGTACGCGATGTGCTGGCCGACCCCCAGTTCGCGGCGCTGGACAGCATCACGACCGTCGACGACGACGAGCTCGGGCCTCTTCGCATGCAGAACGTGCTGTTCCGGCTCGGGCGCACCCCCGGCCGGATCACGAGCGCCGGGCCGAGCCTCGGGCAGCACACCGCCGAGGTGCTCGCGCGGTACGGCGTCGACGAGGCCGAGCTGGCGCGACTGCGGGAACAGGGGAAGGTGTGA
- a CDS encoding IclR family transcriptional regulator, protein MAEGSGTEVAGRVADVLLAFTDEPASLGVSEIARRLDLSKAVVHRILQALLTRGLINTDPETRGYRLGSAAAMLGARALRDSDLRGMAMPVIRELQRQTGETTTVSALVPDGRVYLDQVESRQEIKMTVEIGRRFPLHAGSSSQCILAFLREPHRTEIVSGVLGALTPRTIVDRGRLHDVLEAIHVSGYAYTHSERQPGAASVAAPVFGFDGAVVGALSVCGPAARVDEGASNKYAPLVREAADQVSRALGWSGGLPEPDPWQAIGAGHE, encoded by the coding sequence GTGGCCGAGGGGTCCGGTACCGAGGTCGCCGGCCGGGTTGCGGATGTGCTGCTGGCATTCACCGACGAACCGGCGTCGCTCGGGGTCTCGGAGATCGCCCGGCGACTCGACCTGAGCAAAGCGGTCGTGCACCGCATCCTGCAGGCGCTGCTGACGCGGGGACTGATCAACACCGATCCGGAGACCCGGGGATACCGGCTCGGATCGGCCGCGGCCATGCTCGGCGCACGTGCGCTGCGCGATTCGGACCTGCGCGGCATGGCCATGCCCGTGATCCGCGAACTGCAGCGGCAGACCGGCGAGACGACCACCGTGTCGGCACTGGTCCCCGATGGCCGGGTCTACCTCGACCAGGTGGAGAGCCGGCAGGAGATCAAGATGACCGTCGAGATCGGCCGCCGGTTCCCGCTGCACGCCGGCAGCTCCAGCCAGTGCATCCTCGCCTTCCTGCGCGAGCCGCACCGTACGGAGATCGTGTCGGGCGTGCTCGGGGCCCTGACGCCACGAACCATCGTCGACCGGGGCCGGCTGCACGACGTCCTGGAGGCGATCCACGTGAGCGGGTACGCGTACACGCACAGCGAACGTCAGCCCGGCGCGGCGTCCGTGGCCGCCCCGGTCTTCGGCTTCGACGGCGCGGTCGTCGGCGCGCTGTCGGTCTGCGGGCCGGCGGCGCGGGTGGACGAGGGGGCCAGCAACAAGTACGCCCCGCTGGTCCGCGAGGCCGCCGACCAGGTCTCCCGCGCACTGGGATGGAGCGGCGGCCTGCCGGAACCGGATCCGTGGCAGGCGATCGGGGCCGGTCATGAGTGA
- a CDS encoding ABC transporter substrate-binding protein — MRKIWTTVALASAVSLGAAACGGTAPGGATGGSGGGKTIKIGTLHPLSGASAADGKQLENGAKLAVEAINAAGGIKSLGGAKLEISSGDTQGKPDVGQSEATRLIQGGAVALVGTYMSAVSANVSAVAERNKVPFVMDVTGDDGVLKHGYKYTYRIQPPNSQMGTQGAQDLYEISKAAGHPVKKVAYLHDDTAFGTSVLAAFKAQAAKLGFQVGPEISYSPASVSDLTTQVTQVKASGADVLAVTGYYADSVLAAKAVASVKPKLNAVFGIADGAFDQPQFPGDAGAAGAGLYDTNYRQDANNPQVQQLTTLYQQRFNDKIRTEAMLSYDAVRVIAAGLEKAGSSDRTKLRDAISGLSLDSLVIGNGPIKFDATGQNTGSLPVVTQVQGDAAKVVYPAKYAEDKVTPSFPATAGS, encoded by the coding sequence ATGAGGAAGATCTGGACCACTGTCGCCCTCGCCTCCGCGGTCTCGCTCGGCGCTGCGGCATGCGGCGGGACGGCACCGGGAGGCGCGACCGGCGGCAGCGGTGGCGGCAAGACCATCAAGATCGGAACACTCCATCCGCTCAGCGGAGCCAGCGCGGCCGACGGGAAGCAGCTGGAGAACGGCGCCAAGCTCGCCGTCGAGGCCATCAACGCGGCGGGCGGCATCAAGTCGCTCGGCGGAGCGAAGCTCGAGATCTCCAGCGGCGACACCCAGGGCAAGCCCGACGTCGGCCAGAGCGAGGCGACCCGGCTGATCCAGGGTGGCGCCGTCGCATTGGTCGGCACGTACATGAGCGCGGTCAGCGCCAACGTCTCCGCGGTCGCCGAGCGGAACAAGGTGCCGTTCGTCATGGACGTCACCGGCGACGACGGCGTCCTGAAGCACGGCTACAAGTACACCTACCGGATCCAGCCGCCCAACTCCCAGATGGGAACGCAGGGTGCCCAGGATCTGTACGAGATCTCCAAGGCGGCCGGTCACCCCGTCAAGAAGGTGGCCTACCTGCACGACGACACGGCGTTCGGCACCAGCGTGCTGGCCGCCTTCAAGGCCCAGGCGGCCAAGCTCGGCTTCCAGGTCGGTCCCGAGATCAGCTACAGCCCGGCGAGCGTGTCGGACCTCACGACCCAGGTCACGCAGGTCAAGGCGTCGGGCGCCGACGTCCTGGCGGTCACCGGCTACTACGCCGACAGCGTGCTCGCGGCGAAGGCGGTCGCCTCGGTCAAGCCCAAGCTGAACGCCGTCTTCGGCATCGCCGACGGAGCCTTCGACCAGCCGCAGTTCCCCGGGGACGCCGGAGCGGCCGGAGCCGGGCTCTACGACACCAACTACCGGCAGGACGCGAACAACCCGCAGGTACAGCAGCTGACAACGCTCTACCAGCAGCGTTTCAACGACAAGATCCGTACCGAGGCGATGCTCTCCTACGACGCCGTACGCGTCATCGCGGCCGGTCTGGAGAAGGCGGGCAGCAGCGACCGTACGAAGCTGCGCGACGCGATCTCCGGGCTCTCGCTCGACTCACTGGTGATCGGCAACGGCCCGATCAAGTTCGACGCGACCGGGCAGAACACCGGCTCGCTCCCGGTCGTGACCCAGGTCCAGGGCGACGCGGCCAAGGTGGTCTACCCGGCCAAGTACGCCGAGGACAAGGTCACGCCGAGCTTCCCGGCCACCGCGGGCAGCTGA
- a CDS encoding branched-chain amino acid ABC transporter permease has protein sequence MTMAEATESAPAARASRVWTRDVAVRATVVVLVLAAALVLAYLRADKPVIVTQAVVTGILTGGVYGLVAMGLTLIFGVLDVVNFAHGAFLALALFITYGVVQTTGVHPYLALLIAVPVMFGLGWIAQYAVLNRAMGRPLENQLLITLGFSLLIENGLLLFLGGNPHSVHFPGNRGLPVLGAVADLSRVLAFVAALVLAGVLYLILRRTRIGTAIRAVAANRQGASLIGVDVRKIYALTFALGTACAGAAGTLVAPFTTIQPTAGQTFNILAFVVVVLGGMGNVLGALAGGLLIGLTEQLGGIYLPGQSPLLLVFIVFVLVLFLRPQGLFGRSS, from the coding sequence ATGACCATGGCGGAAGCGACGGAGAGCGCGCCGGCCGCCCGCGCGTCGCGGGTCTGGACCAGAGACGTCGCGGTGCGGGCGACGGTCGTCGTGCTCGTGCTGGCGGCGGCTCTGGTCCTCGCCTACCTGCGCGCGGACAAGCCGGTGATCGTCACCCAGGCGGTCGTCACCGGCATCCTGACGGGCGGTGTCTACGGCCTGGTGGCCATGGGACTCACGCTCATCTTCGGCGTGCTGGACGTGGTGAACTTCGCCCACGGCGCGTTCCTCGCGCTCGCGCTGTTCATCACGTACGGCGTGGTCCAGACGACCGGCGTGCATCCGTATCTCGCACTGCTGATCGCCGTGCCGGTGATGTTCGGCCTCGGCTGGATCGCGCAGTACGCCGTGCTGAACCGCGCGATGGGCCGGCCGCTGGAGAACCAGCTGCTCATCACGCTCGGCTTCTCCCTGCTCATCGAGAACGGGCTGCTGCTGTTCCTCGGCGGCAACCCGCACTCGGTCCACTTCCCCGGTAACCGCGGCCTGCCCGTCCTCGGCGCCGTCGCGGACCTGTCCCGGGTCCTGGCGTTCGTGGCGGCCCTGGTGCTCGCCGGCGTGCTGTACCTGATCCTGCGCCGTACCCGGATCGGCACGGCCATCCGTGCCGTCGCGGCGAACCGGCAGGGTGCCTCGCTCATCGGCGTGGACGTCCGCAAGATCTACGCGCTGACTTTCGCGCTGGGCACGGCCTGCGCCGGCGCGGCGGGCACGCTCGTGGCGCCGTTCACCACGATCCAGCCGACGGCCGGTCAGACGTTCAACATCCTCGCGTTCGTCGTGGTGGTGCTGGGCGGCATGGGCAACGTGCTCGGCGCGCTCGCCGGTGGCCTGCTCATCGGGCTCACCGAGCAGCTCGGCGGCATCTACCTTCCCGGTCAGAGCCCGCTCCTGCTCGTGTTCATCGTCTTCGTGCTGGTGCTCTTCCTGCGGCCGCAGGGCCTGTTCGGGAGGAGCTCATGA
- a CDS encoding branched-chain amino acid ABC transporter permease — protein sequence MTITSTEKPGRTGPRLGGGIGGRTSLGNLVVLAVIVVVLIPLPLVLPAAQQAVAVRILIFALMGVGWNLMSGFGGMFSFGHAAYFGIGAYTGAWLLVEHGVSPWIGMLAGGALAALFGVVIGYLSFRYRLKGAYFALATFAFAEMLHLIATSSGFVNRAVGYNVPLIQGSSFGKLQFALGSPNYFYVGLGLVAVAIAVNVLYLRSRAGRFTIAVRDDQTAAAALGVHAMRYQLITIALSAAITAVAGVFYVQYYLFINPDLAFGSDVSIQAILPAVIGGVGTIWGPAIGALILGPLSDVTASLLRNPPAFLSTLQGRGGLDVILYAILLIVLVLALPRGVYGAIRGRFRR from the coding sequence ATGACCATCACCTCGACGGAGAAGCCCGGCCGGACCGGCCCGCGTCTCGGCGGAGGCATCGGCGGGCGTACGTCGCTGGGCAACCTGGTCGTCCTCGCCGTGATCGTGGTCGTGCTGATCCCGCTCCCGCTGGTCCTGCCGGCCGCCCAGCAGGCCGTCGCGGTCCGCATCCTGATCTTCGCGCTGATGGGCGTCGGCTGGAACCTCATGAGCGGCTTCGGGGGGATGTTCAGCTTCGGGCACGCCGCGTACTTCGGTATCGGCGCCTACACCGGAGCATGGCTCCTCGTCGAGCACGGCGTCTCCCCGTGGATCGGCATGCTCGCCGGCGGAGCCCTGGCCGCCCTGTTCGGGGTGGTCATCGGCTACCTGTCGTTCCGGTACCGGCTGAAGGGCGCCTACTTCGCGCTGGCCACGTTCGCCTTCGCCGAGATGCTCCATCTCATCGCCACCAGCAGCGGCTTCGTCAACCGGGCCGTCGGCTACAACGTGCCGCTGATCCAGGGCTCGTCGTTCGGCAAGCTCCAGTTCGCGCTCGGCTCCCCGAACTACTTCTACGTCGGGCTGGGCCTGGTGGCCGTGGCGATCGCGGTGAACGTCCTCTACCTGCGGTCCCGCGCGGGCCGTTTCACGATCGCGGTACGCGACGACCAGACCGCGGCGGCGGCCCTCGGTGTGCACGCGATGCGCTACCAGCTGATCACCATCGCGCTGTCGGCGGCGATCACGGCCGTGGCGGGCGTCTTCTACGTCCAGTACTACCTGTTCATCAACCCGGACCTCGCGTTCGGCTCGGACGTGTCCATCCAGGCGATCCTGCCGGCCGTCATCGGCGGTGTCGGCACGATCTGGGGTCCGGCGATCGGGGCGTTGATCCTCGGCCCGCTCTCGGACGTGACCGCGAGCCTGCTGCGCAACCCGCCGGCCTTCCTGTCCACCCTGCAGGGGCGCGGCGGGCTCGACGTGATCCTCTACGCGATCCTGCTCATCGTCTTGGTGCTGGCCCTGCCGCGCGGGGTCTACGGCGCGATCCGCGGGAGGTTCAGGCGATGA